Proteins from a genomic interval of Schistosoma mansoni strain Puerto Rico chromosome 2, complete genome:
- a CDS encoding Jab1/MPN domain metalloenzyme (M67 family) — protein sequence MTTNKEVVPQQSISQNPVLTNSPLNASTSAREQWETENNVESILGPVDEYFKYDVKIHQSIVNAKPWEKDPHYFKWIKISAVALLKMLIHARSGGNLEMGLLIGKVAHQTMIVVDSSPLPVEGTETRVNAQAEAYEYMTTYKEVVARVGRTENVLGWYHSHPGYGCWLSGIDVSTQLTNQTYQEPFVAIVIDPIRTISSGKVNLGAFRTYPVGYRPPDDGPSEYQSIPMDKIEDFGVHCKHYYSLEVSHFKSVLDKRLLDSLWNKYWVNTLSSVSILAQPDYLAGLTKDLAEKVEHAGSSMSRMNWDNDRLEDRLAKCSKDATKLAMEQLHALTGQLIKDSLFNKF from the exons ATGACTACTAATAAAGAAGTAGTTCCTCAACAATCTATCAGTCAAAATCCTGTTCTTACAAATTCGCCACTGAATGCATCTACAAGTGCACGTGAACAATGGGAAACTGAAAATAATGTTGAATCAATTCTAGGTCCTGTGgatgaatattttaaatatgatGTAAAAATTCATCAATCTATTGTTAATGCTAAACCATGGGAAAAAGATCCACATTATTTTAAATGGATTAAAATTTCAGCTGTAGCTTTACTAAAAATGTTAATTCATGCTAGATCTGGTGGTAATCTTGAA ATGGGATTATTAATCGGTAAAGTAGCTCATCAAACAATGATTGTTGTTGATAGTTCACCATTACCTGTTGAAGGCACAGAAACTCGCGTCAATGCTCAA GCAGAAGCTTATGAATATATGACAACATATAAAGAAGTTGTAGCACGAGTAGGTCGTACTGAAAATGTTCTTGGTTGGTATCATTCTCATCCAGGTTATGGATGTTGGCTTTCTGGTATTGATGTTAGTACTCAATTAACAAATCAAACTTATCAAGAACCATTTGTTGCTATTGTTATAGATCCAATCAGAACAATATCTTCAGGAAAAG TTAATCTTGGTGCATTCCGTACTTATCCAGTTGGTTATAGACCACCAGATGATGGACCTTCAGAATATCAATCCATACCaatggataaaattgaagatttTGGAGTACAttgtaaacattattattcTTTAGAAGTATCTCATTTTAAATCTGTATTAGATAAACGTTTATTAGATTCATTATGGAATAAATATTGGGTGAATACATTAAGTTCAGTTAGTATATTAGCTCAACCAGATTATTTAGCTGGTTTAACAAAAGATCTTGCTGAAAAAGTTGAACATGCTGGATCATCA ATGTCTCGTATGAATTGGGATAATGATCGATTAGAAGATCGTCTTGCCAAATGCAGTAAAGATGCAACTAAACTAGCTATGGAACAATTACATGCTTTAACTGGTCAATTAATTAAAGATAGtctatttaataaattttaa
- a CDS encoding putative meiotic recombination protein spo11 has protein sequence MKFLKSGNIDEAKESVYLKVCLKVDMRLLSQVDYYSKSSMCLSTGYTECLPQFILIIEKDTIFRKLLNEKFYEKFKPCLLVTAKGYPDLITRKFLAQINCKHPNIPIIGLFDADPHGLNVFCTYKYGTTNPMMQNEDGNPISIPNLQLCGLLPTEISL, from the exons GGTATACCTGAAAGTTTGTTTAAAAGTGGATATGAGGTTATTATCTCAGGTAGATTACTATTCTAAATCATCTATGTGTCTATCAACCGGATATACAGAATGCTTGCCtcaatttattttgataattgaaAAAGACACAATTTTTCGGAAACTTTTAAATGAGAAGTTCTACGAAAAATTTAAACCTTGTTTATTGGTTACG GCTAAAGGTTATCCAGACTTGATAACTCGAAAATTTCTTGCTCAAATAAACTGCAAACATCCAAATATTCCAATAATTGGACTTTTTGATGCTGATCCTCATG GTTTAAATGTATTCTGTACTTACAAATATGGTACTACG AATCCTATGATGCAAAATGAAGATGGTAATCCAATTAGTATACCAAATCTTCAACTATGTGGACTACTACCAACTGAAATATCATTGTAA